From the genome of Treponema peruense:
TCTTTTTTAAGAAAAGATTTTGTTCCGGTTTCACCCTGCACACACTGCAGCGAATGCCCTATGGACGGAAAGCGCGGCGGAAAATGGTGCAACTATTCCTTTGCAACAGACAACGCCCCTGCGGTGCTTAAAAAACTTTCAGAAAAAGCAGATCTTCCGAAAGAGAGAGCTGTTCTTTCGTTTTTTGCCGTTCAGAAAAAAACTGACGGTGAAGAAAAAGATGCCGCGCAAATAAATTCTGACAACACCACACTGCGCTTTAGAATTGCAAGCGACCCGATAAGACTTCCGGGCGCAAGAACAGGATACTATGCGTGTTCTGACAAAGGACTTCTGCTGGTTGTTTCTGACTCAAAACTTCTGTCCGGCCAGGCATTTACAATTCCCGAGCCAAAAAAAAATCAGGGCATAGACCAGAAGTCCGGTGCCCTGATTATTGAACTTTAATTTATGTTCCGCATAAAAAACAAAAATCAGTCTGCATACATTTTTGCAATCTTGTCTTTGTAGATTTCTGCAATTCTGTAACGCATTATTTCCTGCTTTGCACTCATTTCTACACCGACTTCAAACGGCTTTGTAATAAGTGCAATCTTGTTAATGCGCTCGTAGGCTTTGAAGCCGTTCTTTGAGTTAACGGCCTCGGCAACTTCATTTTCAATAAGTTTCTGTATGGCTTCGGTTTCTACAAGTTTTTCATACGTGTCGGCCTGAATTCCGTTTTCTTCGGCATATGACACAAGTTCATCCTGATTGGGAAGAATGATTGCCGTAAGATAACGCTGGTCTTCGCCTTTTTCGTTTGTTCCAAAAACAACTGCACTTGCAACAAAACGCGATTCCTTTATCTTTGACTCGATTGGAAGAGGTTCAATGTTTTCACCTCCAAGAAGAACGATTGTGTCCTTTTTTCTTCCACGAAGCTGAATCTCACCATCTACAGTAAGAATAGCGATGTCACCGGTGTCAAACCAGCCGTCCACTGTCATAACCTTGTCGGTAAGATCGGGTCTCTTGTAATATCCCTGCATGACACAGCCGCCCTTAATCTGAAGGTTACCCTTTTTGCAGCGGCCAAGAATAATTCCGTCATCATCAACAACGCGAACCTGCATTCCGCGCAGAGGTGTTCCGACGTTGCGCATTACAGGATCAACAATCGGGCGTACAGAGATAATCGGTGCAGTTTCTGTAAGGCCGTAACCTTCGCAAACCTTTACGCCGACAGCCCAGAAGAATTTGTCGATGTTTTCGGGATAGGCACCACCTCCTGCAATTCCCGAACGGAAGTTCTTTCCAAGCATTGCACGTATTTTTCTGAATACAAGAAGATTTCCGAGCATTTTGATCGGATAGAGAAGAAGCCACGGCAGAACAAGAACCGGCCACCAGAAACCAAGATAGTCCCTTCCGAAGCGAGAATTTTTTCTGCGTAGTTTTCTATCTATTGAACACCAGAGCATTGCTTCTGCTACAAAGAAGCGGAACATAATATAAACAAGCCCGCCGGTTTTTCTCATCTTGCGCCAGATTCCGTCATAAACGGCTTCCCATACGCGGGGAACAGCCGGGAGAAGATAAGGATCAAGTTTCTGCAAATCCTGAAGAAGTACACTTCCGATAGGCTTACTATAGCAGAGGGTTCCGCCCTGTGAAAGAATAACGTATTCAACTGCGCGCTGGAAAGCATGCCATACAGGAAGAACACAAAGTGCGCGCTCGCCTGGGTTAAGGAAAATGCGTTCTGTAACTTCATCAAGCTGGGTAAGAATGTTTCCGTGGCTGAGCATTACACCTTTTGGAGTACCGGTTGTTCCGCTTGTAAAAATAATTGTTGCAAGATCATCCCACTGTCCTTTTTCGAGTTCCTGTTCTACAACATCGGGATTTTCTTTGCGCCATTCGTGTCCAAGTTTCTGCAGGTCTTCAAAAAGATGGTATCTTAAGTTAGCATCGGCAAGTTGTTTTTCTACGGAAGAGTCAATTTCGTCAAAAGAAACAACTGCGCGAAGTGTAGGTACTTTTGGACGGATATTGATAATTTTTTTTACCTGGGCTTCATTTTCTGCAATAACATATTCAACTTCAGAAAAAGAAAGAATGTATGAAAGATCCTTTTCAGAAGCATCACACCCGCGCGGGGTATCAATTGCACCGATTGCAAGAAGACCCATGTCTGCCTGTTCCCACTCGCGGCGGTTGTCTGCAATAAGACCTATTTTGTCACCGCGTTTTACACCAAACTTAAGGAGCGCTCCTGAAAAATCCAAAGCCTTCTGATAGCAGTCATGGTAATTTGTTTCTGCGTATGTTCCGTCTTTCGTGCGGAAAAGTTGTGCTGAAAATTCAGGATATTTTTCTGCACTCTTTCTAAACAACTTCGGAAGGGTCTGTTCAAGTTCCATTCTGTCCTCTCATAAATGACATTTTTGTTGATTTTGTAAGATAATATCATTATATAAGGGAAAAAATCTAAATTCAACGAAATGATTGAATTTTGGGCTTAAAAAAATGTAAAAAAGTCAGAATATTCCAAATATTAGTCGCAATTCTCCAAGTTTAACAGGATTTTCTGACCACAATACTGGTGGGAAGAAGAATATTGACTGGTTCAAAAGCAGTTTTTTTGTCGCGTGAACCAACGATGGCTTCCACTGCACGCGCCCCCATTGCAGTTTTCTGAACATTTATTGTAGTAAGAGGCGGAGTCGTATAGGACGCTGTTTCTATATTGTCAATACTTATAACCGCAACCTGTTCGGGAATGGAAATTTTTCTTTCGTTAAGACAGCTCATTACACCGATAGCAACTTCATCAGAACCGCAGACAACAGCACGCGGAAGAGAACGTGTTTTCAAAAGTTCACGCACGCCGTCATAACCGCCTGTCATGTTAAAAGCCTGAACCAGATAAAAATCTTTTTCAGAAGTAAAGATTCCGCGTTCAAGAAGAGACTGGCGCACTCCAAGAACACGCTCGTCATTTTCACCGATGTAGCCTATATCATTGTACCCTTGGTGAAAAAGATATTCAGAAGCTTTGTATGCAGCTTCCTGTCTGTCAAAAAGAATATTTGTAAGCCCGTCACACTTCCAGTCAACGCAGACAATTTTCTGAATGCGCTCCCGTGTTGTGCTGAGGATTTTGTAGTCATCGTCTGTCTTTAAAACCTGATCTGTAGAAACAAGAATGAGGCCGCCTATTTCTTCGGGATGAATTAGTTCGTTGAATAAAACGGGATCCCTGAGTTCTTCAAAAAAACGTATAAACGCAACCTGGTACTTATGTTCATAAGCCGCCGTGTGAATACCCGAAAGTATTTCTGCATAATAAGGGCGGCGGAAAACGTCTGCATTGCACAGGACTACACCAATTTTTTTTGATGCAAAGGCCACGTCTCCCTGCTGAAGGGCCTGCGCCGCCTTGTTGGGCCTGTAACCAAGCTTTTCTATTGCGTCAAGGATGCGGCGGCGGGTTTCAGGAGCTACAGAACGCTCGGCTGTTCCGCTGATTACGTAGCTGACCATGCTTCTTGTAACGCCGGCCTCTCGTGCCACATCATTCTGTGTTACGATATGTTTTTTTTCAGAATTACTCATTGTAAACAAAATTATACCCTATTGAAAAAAAAATATAAATATAACTGAATATTTCGCAACCATTTGTCTGTGTACGGAAGGTCCGCCCGGGAAGACGCTACCTTTTAGATAAGTGATAGCGAATGTTAAAATTGAACGATTGAGCAAGTTTCAACTTGCGATTGAGTTCAATTAGTGCGCATGAGCGCACACGTAAATAAAGGCAGTTGTGCAACAACTGAAGTTTTCAGGACAACTCTATTTGAGTTGTCCTGAAATACGTTCGTTAAGTGCTGTCTTTTTAATGCCACGTCTTTCCGTGCGGACATTTTTTTACAAAACGGCCGATTGGGAGACATTTTTGTTTTCTACACAAGTCTTTGTAAAGCAAGTATCGGGTCCTCGTGATAATATTACCCTAGTTAAATTGCAAATGAAAATAATACCCCTTGAAAGTAGTATTTTCGGGTGGGATTTGCAATTTACTAGAATGAACCGCACATTCTACAATTTTAGGTAGTTTAACACTAACTAAGAACTTTTGCGGGATTGTCTTTTGTTAGTGTTTTTTATTTGTAGTTTATAAATCTAATTATATGTATTCACATTACAAAGAAAATAAACTACACGTTCTAGCTACAGCGGTCAAGGTTGATTAAGCAAGTTTTGTTTAATCAACCAGTAGCTCTCTCGCTCAGTTTTGTTGGCGGGGCAGACGGTCGGACGGACTTTTACAGATTTCTGTAAGTTCCTAACCGTCCGTCCGGCAGGTTCGAGTCCTGCCCCCGCTATAACAGGGGGCTGTCTCAAAAGTACGAGATAGCCTTCATTATTTTAATGACAAACAAATTCATTTGTGCTAAAATTTAAATATGAGCAGAGGCGTAAGTGATAAAATCACATTCAAACCATACAGCCAGGAAGAAAGATGGCTGTTACCACCGAGTCTGGACGAGTTTATTCTTCACGCCAGATTGCAAAACAGTGCCGCGAAAATATCAATGTAATGTGGCTTGCCGGAAACCAGACTCCGGACTTCAGAACAATCAACAAATTCCGGGGAGAAAAACTGAAGGATGCAATCGAAGAGATTTTCATCTCAACCGTAAAACTTCTCAATATAAAAGGATTCGTCAGTCTTGAAAAATATTTTGTTGACGGAACAAAGGTTGAAAGCGCTTCAAACAAATATACTTTCGTGTGGAAAAAAGCGGTTGAGAAAAATACGAAAAAGCAAACGCGACATTCAATGGAAGAAACAGCTATTCAAAAACAGATGAAGACGCCACTTTTATGCGCATGAAAGAAGATGCAATGCTCAACTTTCAGAAACAAATATTTCATTTTCCCATTGAATTTGATTATCAAGTCTCAGCCATGAGTTCCACATAAGACTTTGTTCCATATATAAAATACGGTTAGAATGCGGAGGATCTATGAAAACATAATCAATTGAATTGTCCTTTAATGGATTTTTTGTCGCAGAACAATTATATAATTCATATTTTGAGGAAATAGCACTATCATTTTGAAATAAATAATTTATTTCTTCTATACCTTTTAAGATTTTTTTGTATCTGTTTTCAAAACAGTTTCATACATTAATTTCGAAATGCTCTTCTGGAACCCAATAACCGATTACCCAACTACCAACATCAGCTTTTGATTCAGAACCCTCATTTTTTTTCCTATTTCTGATAACAAAAACAAGTTTACTTGCTTGAGATAGAGTTCCTGTTAAAGTTAATTCGAAAACAGATTTAATCAAAGGATCTTCTATTTTAGAGATTTCATCCAAAAGCAAAGATAATCCGACTAATGCTCTTTTTGTAAATAAATCACTAACCTTTTGATCTTTATTAACATTTATCCTTGAATTTTCAAACATTTTAGAAGTTGGATACCAAAGAGGTTCTTCTTTTGGATTATTAGCCAATTCAACATCTTCTTTTAGACCTTTTCTGATTTTCTTTGTTTTATCTCCTTTTATTTTATACCAAACTTCAATTGGATTATCATTTTTCGAGTTATAATCAAAAGTTGTGGATTGCCTGAGAAGGCATAGAAAAAGAGGTCTGTCTAAGGTATAGTTTTCTTTGGAAAAAAAAATAAACACCGAAGGAGACCTCTTATGAAAAGAATACTGGAAATTGAAGAAAATTCCAATAGTCCAACGATTGATTTGCTTGAAAAAGCAATCCGCGCAAGAGCACGTGAAGTAATTGAAAGTCTTTACGAGGATGAAGTTCAGCGTTTTCTTAATAAAACTTCTTCTATCGTAGACAAAACCGGAAACAAACTTGTAGTAAGAAACGGCTTTCACAAAGAACGGACAATTCTTACTACAAACGGTTACGTTACAGTCAGGCTTCCCAGAGTTGATGACCGTGCACTTGAAGAAAAGGATCGCTTTGTAAGCAAAGTCCTTCCTCCGTTTGCAAGAAAAACTCCGACAGTAGAAGCAATACTTTCCGCTGCCTACCTTGCAGGAATTTCTTCAAACAAGTTTTCAGCCATGCTCCATGATGTTCTTGGTAAAGAAGCAAAGGGCCTGAGTCCGTCAGTCATAACAAAGCTTACTGTAAAATGGCAGGCTGAATATGACGAATGGCGCAAACGAGATCTTTCCGGAAAGGAATACGTTTATGTTTGGGCAGACGGAATTTACGTAAAGTCCCGGCTTGACGGTGAAAAGACCTGCCTTCTGGTAATAATTGGCGTAACTGTTGAAGGCAAAAAAGAACTTGTGGCTGTACAGGCCGGAATTCGCGAGTCAACGGAAAGTTGGCGTGGAGTTTTGCTTGATTTGAAATTCCGCGGACTGACAAAAGCACCAAAATTGGCAGTCTGCGACGGAGCGCTTGGGTTTCAAAATGCAGTTGATGAAATCTGGGGCCAGCTAAAAATTCAGAGATGCTGGTTCCACAAGTCCATGAACATTCTGGACAAATTGCCTGACTGTGTACAGACTCAGGCCACAAAAATGATTCGGGATATGTGGCAGGCAGACAAACGTGCAAACGCCTTGAAAGCCTACGACTTATTTATAGAAACTTTCGGAAAAAAATATCCGAAGGCAACGGAATGTCTTGAAAAAGACAAGGAGGATTTGTTCCGCTTTTATGATTATCCGGCGGAACATTGGGCTCACATTAGAACGTCGAATCCGATTGAATCGACATTTGCAACAGTCAGGTTGCGCCACAAGTCAACAAAAGGAAACGGCTCTTCCGCTGCTTCTGTTGCAATGGCTTTCAAGCTTTGTCTTCAGGCAGAGAAAAACTGGCGACGGCTCAGGGGATTTAAACAACTTGAACTTGTCGCCAAAAATATAATTTTTGTGGACGGTGAACAAATGAAGGCTGCCTGATGAAAAGACACT
Proteins encoded in this window:
- a CDS encoding AMP-dependent synthetase/ligase; the encoded protein is MELEQTLPKLFRKSAEKYPEFSAQLFRTKDGTYAETNYHDCYQKALDFSGALLKFGVKRGDKIGLIADNRREWEQADMGLLAIGAIDTPRGCDASEKDLSYILSFSEVEYVIAENEAQVKKIINIRPKVPTLRAVVSFDEIDSSVEKQLADANLRYHLFEDLQKLGHEWRKENPDVVEQELEKGQWDDLATIIFTSGTTGTPKGVMLSHGNILTQLDEVTERIFLNPGERALCVLPVWHAFQRAVEYVILSQGGTLCYSKPIGSVLLQDLQKLDPYLLPAVPRVWEAVYDGIWRKMRKTGGLVYIMFRFFVAEAMLWCSIDRKLRRKNSRFGRDYLGFWWPVLVLPWLLLYPIKMLGNLLVFRKIRAMLGKNFRSGIAGGGAYPENIDKFFWAVGVKVCEGYGLTETAPIISVRPIVDPVMRNVGTPLRGMQVRVVDDDGIILGRCKKGNLQIKGGCVMQGYYKRPDLTDKVMTVDGWFDTGDIAILTVDGEIQLRGRKKDTIVLLGGENIEPLPIESKIKESRFVASAVVFGTNEKGEDQRYLTAIILPNQDELVSYAEENGIQADTYEKLVETEAIQKLIENEVAEAVNSKNGFKAYERINKIALITKPFEVGVEMSAKQEIMRYRIAEIYKDKIAKMYAD
- a CDS encoding LacI family DNA-binding transcriptional regulator yields the protein MSNSEKKHIVTQNDVAREAGVTRSMVSYVISGTAERSVAPETRRRILDAIEKLGYRPNKAAQALQQGDVAFASKKIGVVLCNADVFRRPYYAEILSGIHTAAYEHKYQVAFIRFFEELRDPVLFNELIHPEEIGGLILVSTDQVLKTDDDYKILSTTRERIQKIVCVDWKCDGLTNILFDRQEAAYKASEYLFHQGYNDIGYIGENDERVLGVRQSLLERGIFTSEKDFYLVQAFNMTGGYDGVRELLKTRSLPRAVVCGSDEVAIGVMSCLNERKISIPEQVAVISIDNIETASYTTPPLTTINVQKTAMGARAVEAIVGSRDKKTAFEPVNILLPTSIVVRKSC
- a CDS encoding IS256 family transposase; translated protein: MKRILEIEENSNSPTIDLLEKAIRARAREVIESLYEDEVQRFLNKTSSIVDKTGNKLVVRNGFHKERTILTTNGYVTVRLPRVDDRALEEKDRFVSKVLPPFARKTPTVEAILSAAYLAGISSNKFSAMLHDVLGKEAKGLSPSVITKLTVKWQAEYDEWRKRDLSGKEYVYVWADGIYVKSRLDGEKTCLLVIIGVTVEGKKELVAVQAGIRESTESWRGVLLDLKFRGLTKAPKLAVCDGALGFQNAVDEIWGQLKIQRCWFHKSMNILDKLPDCVQTQATKMIRDMWQADKRANALKAYDLFIETFGKKYPKATECLEKDKEDLFRFYDYPAEHWAHIRTSNPIESTFATVRLRHKSTKGNGSSAASVAMAFKLCLQAEKNWRRLRGFKQLELVAKNIIFVDGEQMKAA